From one Haloferax marinisediminis genomic stretch:
- a CDS encoding winged helix-turn-helix domain-containing protein — protein MSDSVSAREDSVLDCDDCLSPAEAFAIVADETRLTILEALWESPDRPVPFSELRRRVGVDDSARFNYHLGKLRGQFVQKTDDGYDFRHAGEKVVRAVLAGTFNEDPVLPAFPAPGACVSCDGQLQADYGDEKFTIACADCGRVHAHEEFPPGGLQNRSTDALLSAFDQRVRHLHCLAADGVCPECGGTTSTELTRDTDPFELDVVVNHRCVQCAYEAVSPVGLVLLDESTVLGFLSSRGDDVCGTPFWRFPWVVGDDALTIVDDDPWRIRIRIEHESEVLVVELDETLSCVDSRVEPLGEVA, from the coding sequence ATGAGCGACTCCGTATCCGCCCGTGAGGATTCGGTCCTCGATTGCGACGACTGTCTCTCTCCTGCCGAGGCGTTCGCAATCGTCGCCGACGAGACGCGACTGACCATCCTCGAAGCCCTCTGGGAGTCACCCGACCGCCCAGTCCCGTTCTCTGAACTCCGCCGCCGTGTCGGCGTCGACGACAGCGCCCGGTTCAACTACCACCTCGGCAAACTCCGCGGCCAGTTCGTCCAGAAGACCGACGATGGCTACGACTTCCGCCACGCTGGCGAGAAGGTGGTGCGCGCCGTACTGGCGGGGACCTTCAACGAAGACCCGGTCTTACCGGCGTTCCCCGCACCGGGGGCGTGTGTCTCGTGCGACGGCCAGCTCCAAGCGGACTACGGCGACGAGAAATTCACTATCGCCTGTGCCGACTGTGGGCGAGTCCACGCGCACGAAGAGTTCCCTCCGGGTGGCCTCCAGAACCGGTCGACTGACGCACTCCTCTCGGCGTTCGACCAGCGAGTCAGACACCTGCACTGTCTCGCGGCCGATGGCGTCTGCCCCGAATGTGGCGGGACGACGAGCACTGAACTCACGCGCGACACTGACCCGTTCGAACTCGACGTTGTAGTGAACCACCGCTGTGTGCAGTGTGCCTACGAGGCCGTCTCACCCGTCGGGTTGGTGCTGCTCGACGAGTCCACGGTCCTTGGGTTCCTCTCCTCGCGTGGTGACGACGTCTGTGGGACGCCCTTCTGGCGGTTCCCGTGGGTCGTCGGCGACGACGCCCTCACCATCGTCGACGACGACCCGTGGCGCATCCGTATCCGCATCGAACACGAGTCAGAGGTGCTCGTCGTCGAACTGGACGAGACACTCTCGTGTGTCGATTCGCGCGTCGAACCTCTCGGCGAAGTTGCATAA
- a CDS encoding NAD(P)/FAD-dependent oxidoreductase, whose translation MSQSYVIVGDGIAGASAAETLREEEPDADITIITDEGEPLYNRILIKEFAKGKLPAAPISIHDESWYDDRDVDLELNTLVTNIDPDAHTVTAHDGTEYEYDKLLLAIGGTPTQLPVENSDAEGIHHFWTFQDARDIKEHIEQADNSVVIGAGLLGIDLAAITAAQGVEGKYLMRGKAWWRYALSQDGAEIIHNALRERNVEPVFDSGVDHFEMDDDGKVTAAIDPNGDRYPADFVGIAIGLNFNTEILQGTDIEYDTGIHVDEYMRTNHDDIFAAGDITEFHDVILGERAQNGAWGSAKEQGTIAAKNMVDYGSDEFRWVSSYSITHFDFPFLSFGHPTLGDDSVEAKYSDTEWRRLAIKDGKIVGGVLIGDLSPQTKYKKLMREQVDVSGQLDTLVKQDFELEDLEGAAAEQ comes from the coding sequence ATGAGTCAATCGTACGTGATCGTCGGCGACGGCATCGCGGGGGCCTCCGCGGCCGAGACGCTCCGCGAGGAGGAACCCGATGCCGACATCACAATCATCACGGACGAGGGTGAACCCCTGTACAATCGCATTCTGATCAAAGAATTCGCCAAGGGCAAACTTCCCGCCGCACCGATTTCGATCCACGACGAATCGTGGTACGACGACCGCGACGTCGACCTCGAACTGAACACGCTCGTCACCAACATCGACCCCGACGCGCACACGGTCACGGCGCACGACGGGACCGAGTACGAGTACGACAAACTCCTCCTCGCCATCGGTGGCACGCCGACGCAGCTCCCCGTCGAGAACTCCGACGCCGAGGGTATCCACCACTTCTGGACGTTCCAGGACGCCCGCGACATCAAGGAACACATCGAACAGGCCGACAACTCTGTCGTCATCGGTGCCGGCCTCCTCGGTATCGACCTCGCGGCCATCACCGCCGCACAGGGTGTCGAAGGCAAGTACCTCATGCGCGGCAAGGCGTGGTGGCGCTACGCGCTTTCGCAGGACGGCGCAGAGATTATCCACAACGCGCTCCGCGAGCGCAACGTCGAACCCGTCTTCGACTCCGGCGTCGACCACTTCGAGATGGACGACGATGGGAAGGTCACTGCCGCCATCGACCCCAACGGCGACCGCTACCCCGCCGACTTCGTCGGCATCGCCATCGGTCTGAACTTCAACACCGAAATCCTCCAGGGAACCGACATCGAGTACGACACCGGCATCCACGTGGACGAGTACATGCGGACGAACCACGACGACATCTTCGCCGCCGGTGACATCACCGAGTTCCACGACGTCATCCTCGGCGAGCGCGCCCAGAACGGTGCGTGGGGCTCCGCCAAGGAACAGGGAACGATCGCGGCCAAGAACATGGTCGACTACGGGTCTGACGAGTTCCGCTGGGTTTCGTCGTACTCCATCACTCACTTCGACTTCCCGTTCCTCTCGTTCGGTCACCCGACGCTCGGCGACGACAGCGTCGAAGCCAAGTACTCCGACACCGAGTGGCGGCGTCTCGCCATCAAGGACGGCAAAATCGTCGGTGGCGTCCTCATCGGTGACCTTTCGCCGCAGACGAAGTACAAGAAGCTCATGCGCGAACAGGTCGACGTCAGCGGTCAGCTGGACACCCTCGTGAAACAGGACTTCGAACTCGAAGACCTCGAAGGCGCGGCTGCCGAGCAGTAA
- a CDS encoding DUF7124 domain-containing protein, whose protein sequence is MTLAFELEALKQLANPNEAFADARTWTKYVGVVSEKPTYVVTNFTRKERIRQDFFSGPRGVKESLENVMRQFDTDRHVFIGTTDEDRALAEETEWEYLAVEDAAEAADWELAGDDETVEDPFEDDGRDDWP, encoded by the coding sequence ATGACGCTCGCGTTCGAACTAGAGGCACTCAAACAGCTCGCCAACCCGAATGAGGCGTTCGCGGACGCTCGAACGTGGACGAAGTACGTCGGCGTCGTGAGTGAGAAACCCACGTACGTCGTGACCAACTTCACTCGAAAAGAGCGCATCCGTCAGGACTTCTTCTCTGGTCCACGCGGCGTCAAAGAGAGTCTCGAGAACGTGATGCGACAGTTCGACACTGACAGACACGTCTTCATCGGGACTACCGACGAAGACCGCGCACTCGCCGAGGAGACCGAGTGGGAGTATCTCGCCGTCGAAGACGCCGCCGAGGCGGCCGACTGGGAACTCGCCGGTGACGACGAGACGGTCGAAGACCCCTTCGAAGACGACGGCCGCGACGATTGGCCCTAG
- the mptA gene encoding GTP cyclohydrolase MptA produces MSHQLPDVQASQPDVTVGLSQVGVTGVEKLVKIARDGKRPLVLMAEFEVFVDLPGGRKGIDMSRNMQVIDEVLEAAVSEPAYRVEDMCGDAAERLLAKHEYTTTAEVRMTAELVIREDTPASGLATQSTANIIASATATEDGTREEIGAKVVGMTVCPCSQGMSASRARDVLQDLAVDDDTIEEFLDKVPQPGHSQRGHATLTVETEGSPDVDLMDLIDIARDSMSARIYNLAKRPDEDHMTYHAHANAKFVEDCVRSMAEMTVEELEHLDDNAVVHMKQSNDESIHQHNAHAEREVTLGQLRAELDV; encoded by the coding sequence ATGAGTCACCAGTTGCCTGACGTACAGGCCTCTCAGCCGGACGTAACCGTCGGGCTCAGCCAGGTCGGCGTCACAGGCGTCGAGAAGCTCGTCAAGATTGCCCGTGACGGAAAACGTCCGCTCGTTTTGATGGCGGAGTTCGAAGTCTTCGTCGACCTCCCCGGTGGACGAAAGGGCATCGACATGAGCCGGAATATGCAGGTCATCGACGAGGTGCTCGAAGCCGCGGTCTCCGAACCCGCGTACCGCGTCGAAGACATGTGTGGCGACGCGGCCGAGCGTCTCCTCGCGAAACACGAGTACACCACGACTGCCGAGGTTCGGATGACTGCCGAACTCGTCATTCGTGAAGACACCCCCGCAAGCGGACTGGCCACCCAGAGCACTGCGAACATCATCGCGAGTGCGACGGCCACCGAAGACGGAACTCGCGAAGAAATCGGTGCCAAGGTCGTCGGGATGACGGTCTGTCCCTGCTCGCAAGGCATGTCCGCGTCCCGCGCCCGCGACGTCCTCCAAGACCTCGCCGTCGACGACGACACGATAGAAGAGTTCCTCGACAAGGTCCCGCAACCCGGTCACTCACAGCGTGGCCACGCAACCCTCACTGTCGAGACCGAAGGGTCGCCAGACGTCGACTTGATGGACCTCATCGACATCGCCCGCGACTCGATGTCGGCACGCATCTACAACCTCGCGAAGCGCCCGGACGAAGACCACATGACGTACCACGCCCACGCGAACGCGAAGTTCGTCGAAGACTGCGTCCGCTCGATGGCAGAGATGACTGTCGAGGAACTCGAACACCTCGACGACAACGCAGTCGTCCACATGAAGCAGTCGAACGACGAATCGATTCACCAGCACAACGCTCACGCAGAACGTGAAGTGACGCTCGGGCAACTTCGGGCCGAACTCGACGTCTGA
- a CDS encoding TrmB family transcriptional regulator, with protein MASLRDLGLSEYEARAYRALLRTGATTAKELSRASDVPMGRIYDVLNSLEQYHLIRSQAASRPKKYVAVEPDMALDRLLESKRQELDEKAQQYENVVEELNDELDAAEPVHDQFWTAAVGADETIDLLVERLAAADESLAMVAGTPSPQFDLGAVGDLVVEELEAALERGVEVSILMSPDLVDSLPESVGQRYVDRLSDHPDFHVRTEENLTGVFNLIDDVEVCIEVPNPLDPGQAFAMIDLKDPEFAADLRSTFDPRWEAAAPLPL; from the coding sequence ATGGCGAGTCTTCGAGATCTTGGATTATCTGAGTACGAGGCGCGAGCGTACCGCGCGCTTCTCCGAACGGGGGCGACAACGGCCAAAGAGCTGTCGCGAGCGAGCGACGTGCCGATGGGTCGCATCTACGACGTACTGAACAGCCTCGAACAGTACCACCTCATCCGGAGTCAGGCGGCGAGTCGGCCGAAGAAGTACGTCGCCGTCGAACCGGACATGGCGCTCGACAGACTCCTCGAGAGCAAGCGACAGGAGTTAGACGAGAAGGCCCAGCAGTACGAGAACGTCGTCGAGGAACTGAACGACGAACTCGACGCCGCAGAACCGGTCCACGACCAGTTTTGGACGGCCGCCGTCGGGGCAGATGAGACGATAGACCTGCTCGTCGAGCGGTTAGCCGCGGCAGACGAGTCACTCGCGATGGTCGCTGGAACGCCGTCGCCACAGTTCGACCTCGGCGCAGTCGGTGATCTGGTCGTCGAAGAACTGGAAGCAGCACTCGAACGCGGCGTCGAGGTGTCGATACTCATGTCACCTGACCTGGTCGATAGCCTCCCGGAGAGCGTCGGACAGCGATACGTGGACCGACTCTCGGACCACCCAGACTTCCACGTGCGGACGGAGGAGAACCTCACTGGTGTGTTCAACCTCATCGACGACGTCGAAGTCTGCATCGAGGTACCCAACCCACTCGACCCCGGACAGGCGTTCGCGATGATCGACCTGAAAGACCCCGAGTTCGCCGCAGACCTTCGGTCGACGTTCGACCCACGCTGGGAAGCAGCGGCACCGCTCCCGTTGTAG
- a CDS encoding DUF255 domain-containing protein, protein MTDETRVEWRPWGPDAFAEAQAADKPILLSLTATWCEDCHEMDAETYAEPRIAANLNDGFVPVRVNVDRQPRIRERYNMGGFPSTVFLAPDGRPITGATFIGPDGMRQVIDRVREVWEKKGAEAGRLPRALAGDLPPAGEVSPQIEAHLAGQVEVTFDESHAGWGDAAKFPLPRTVEFALKRDQQRALRTLDAIRDGLFDPVEGGFFRYTDDAAWTKANREKTLESNAALLRAFANGYRYTGEDAYRDPAVETARFLVKSLWTGTGFGGSMGPAAGTDYYLLGAEGRENAPGPRTDLTVYAGGNALAVDSLLVLAGLTDDEQAREYAERALHRIAEDLVDDGVVTHFNSGGAVGESLLLEDHARVVAAACRARQVLGDDTVAGDSFLDFATAVADAAIDELFEDGSFVDGPATGEGLLSSPLRPIDGNVEMANALLDLAVLTGTDGYRDVAEEAIGAFAGAWDRIGVQVAEYGSVAARLLRDPLVVEIGGEAGSDLHRAALRVADHEALVVPEADIDADIAVVSSGAVTYEATTPDELMEAVSSVTSDA, encoded by the coding sequence ATGACCGACGAGACGCGCGTCGAATGGCGACCGTGGGGTCCCGACGCGTTCGCCGAGGCACAGGCGGCAGACAAGCCGATTCTCCTGTCGCTCACGGCGACGTGGTGCGAGGACTGTCACGAGATGGACGCCGAGACGTACGCGGAGCCGCGTATCGCCGCGAATCTCAACGACGGGTTCGTTCCGGTCCGGGTGAACGTGGACCGCCAGCCACGCATCCGCGAGCGGTACAACATGGGCGGGTTCCCCTCGACGGTGTTCCTCGCGCCGGACGGCCGACCAATCACGGGCGCGACGTTCATCGGACCCGACGGCATGCGGCAGGTCATCGACCGCGTGCGCGAGGTGTGGGAGAAGAAGGGGGCCGAAGCAGGCCGACTCCCGCGCGCACTCGCCGGTGACCTCCCGCCAGCAGGTGAGGTCTCGCCGCAAATCGAAGCGCACCTCGCCGGGCAGGTCGAGGTCACCTTCGACGAATCACACGCCGGGTGGGGCGACGCCGCCAAGTTCCCACTCCCGCGCACCGTCGAGTTCGCACTCAAGCGCGACCAACAGCGCGCGCTCCGAACACTCGATGCGATTCGTGACGGGCTGTTCGACCCTGTCGAAGGCGGTTTCTTCCGATACACAGACGACGCTGCGTGGACGAAAGCGAACCGGGAGAAGACACTCGAATCAAACGCGGCGCTCCTTCGGGCGTTCGCCAACGGATACCGGTACACCGGTGAAGACGCCTACCGCGACCCGGCAGTCGAGACGGCACGGTTCCTCGTCAAGTCGCTGTGGACCGGCACCGGGTTCGGCGGGAGCATGGGCCCTGCTGCCGGGACGGACTACTACCTCCTCGGTGCCGAAGGGCGCGAGAACGCACCCGGACCGCGGACCGACCTCACGGTCTACGCTGGTGGAAACGCCCTCGCGGTTGATTCCCTGTTGGTCCTCGCAGGACTCACCGACGACGAACAGGCCCGCGAGTACGCCGAGCGCGCCCTCCATCGCATCGCCGAAGACCTCGTCGACGACGGCGTCGTGACTCACTTCAACTCGGGAGGCGCAGTCGGCGAGTCGCTCCTCCTCGAAGACCACGCACGCGTCGTCGCTGCCGCCTGCCGTGCCCGACAAGTCCTCGGCGACGACACCGTCGCAGGCGACAGCTTCCTCGACTTTGCGACCGCTGTGGCCGACGCCGCTATCGACGAACTCTTCGAAGATGGGTCGTTCGTCGACGGCCCTGCGACCGGCGAAGGGCTCCTCTCGTCGCCACTTCGTCCCATCGACGGTAACGTCGAGATGGCGAACGCACTCCTCGACCTCGCAGTCCTCACGGGGACCGACGGCTATCGGGACGTCGCCGAAGAGGCAATCGGTGCCTTCGCTGGTGCATGGGACCGTATCGGTGTGCAAGTCGCCGAGTACGGGAGCGTCGCAGCACGACTGCTCCGAGACCCACTCGTCGTCGAAATCGGTGGCGAGGCGGGGTCTGACCTTCACCGCGCTGCGCTCCGCGTCGCAGACCACGAAGCACTCGTCGTGCCCGAGGCCGACATCGACGCCGACATCGCAGTTGTCAGTTCTGGAGCGGTTACATACGAAGCAACCACTCCTGACGAGTTGATGGAGGCAGTCTCCTCAGTCACATCGGACGCCTGA
- a CDS encoding FxsA family protein, translated as MRTRTLLALLLLIPLSDALLLVVVAQYIDLVPTVALVVLTGLVGMLLVRAEGRHTLRNLQTKFARGDLPTNELMDGGLLIAAGAFLLTPGLVTDTIGFLIAIPVTRYPIREVLKRYVVKPYMDKQAGGFVTGNVWTAGFPQGDIGDDDVYDTGGDGVYDADPDSYRFGGQDSE; from the coding sequence ATGCGAACGCGCACGCTGCTCGCGCTCTTGCTCCTCATCCCCCTCTCCGACGCGTTGTTGCTCGTGGTCGTCGCGCAGTACATCGACCTCGTGCCCACTGTCGCGTTGGTGGTGCTGACCGGGTTAGTCGGTATGCTGCTCGTCCGCGCCGAGGGGCGACACACCCTCCGCAATCTTCAGACGAAGTTCGCTCGAGGCGACCTGCCGACGAACGAACTCATGGACGGTGGCCTCCTCATCGCGGCCGGTGCGTTCCTCCTCACGCCGGGGCTCGTCACGGACACGATTGGCTTCCTCATCGCCATCCCAGTGACGCGGTACCCCATCCGCGAGGTGCTCAAGCGCTACGTCGTCAAACCGTACATGGACAAGCAGGCCGGCGGATTCGTCACGGGCAACGTCTGGACTGCCGGATTCCCGCAAGGAGACATCGGCGACGACGACGTCTACGACACCGGTGGCGACGGCGTCTACGACGCCGACCCCGACTCGTATCGGTTCGGCGGACAGGACTCAGAGTAA
- a CDS encoding helix-turn-helix transcriptional regulator, protein MKNTETDIIDILNRRSVLLESISKYPARKRTLVDELDTSRSTIDRGIRDLETLGLVKYESGLYSLTSVGQFIETIFFDFQESVTVATNLAPFLEWMDPEWFDVNLSSLRDAQVFVADSNDSFGPWDWHAGTVRTTQLYRALLPSVGREPMEIKYRTIVENESELDVIVSHETAEKLQSEPLVDVFEDMLETGRVTVYVCDEPIPYYIGIFDNVVQVGCCGNHGIPHTLLETSAPECVTWAENKFNSYQTRSELLSY, encoded by the coding sequence ATGAAAAATACAGAAACGGATATTATCGATATTCTGAATCGCCGTTCTGTTCTATTAGAGTCAATCTCAAAATATCCAGCAAGAAAGCGTACACTGGTTGATGAGTTGGATACCTCGCGGTCAACGATTGACCGAGGGATTCGCGACCTCGAGACTCTTGGGTTGGTCAAGTACGAATCTGGTCTCTACAGTCTCACATCAGTTGGTCAGTTCATTGAAACCATATTCTTCGATTTCCAGGAATCAGTCACAGTCGCGACGAACCTCGCACCCTTCCTAGAGTGGATGGATCCCGAGTGGTTTGATGTCAACCTCTCTTCGCTTCGGGATGCACAAGTATTCGTTGCCGACTCTAACGACTCTTTTGGGCCTTGGGATTGGCACGCTGGGACTGTACGAACCACACAGCTGTACCGTGCATTGCTCCCATCTGTTGGCCGGGAACCGATGGAAATCAAGTACCGGACTATTGTCGAAAACGAGTCAGAACTCGACGTGATTGTGTCTCATGAAACTGCAGAGAAACTCCAATCTGAGCCACTCGTAGACGTCTTCGAGGACATGTTGGAAACCGGTCGTGTAACGGTCTACGTCTGTGACGAGCCAATCCCCTACTATATCGGTATTTTCGATAACGTGGTACAGGTTGGATGCTGTGGCAACCACGGAATACCGCATACGCTACTGGAAACTAGCGCCCCCGAATGTGTGACATGGGCAGAAAACAAATTCAATTCGTATCAGACCCGGTCGGAGTTGCTTTCCTACTAA
- a CDS encoding DUF1059 domain-containing protein: MVFKLTCLYGCEFTTTADSREHVGVLVMEHMDDEHDTPVDPLEAGELAVKTADRPPRSRST; this comes from the coding sequence ATGGTTTTCAAATTGACGTGTCTCTACGGATGTGAGTTCACGACCACTGCAGACTCTCGCGAACACGTCGGGGTTCTCGTGATGGAACATATGGACGACGAACACGATACGCCCGTCGACCCACTGGAGGCGGGCGAACTCGCAGTGAAGACCGCCGACAGACCACCGAGAAGTCGGTCCACCTGA
- the yciH gene encoding stress response translation initiation inhibitor YciH produces MEKEHKDFTSISGLPDELGIDADLSKVGQTLTIRKDTRRYGKPMTIVSGFEMDRADMKELASELKRRLACGGTILDDEIELQGNHVERARDILEELGYRVA; encoded by the coding sequence GTGGAAAAAGAACACAAAGATTTCACTTCCATCAGTGGCCTGCCCGACGAACTCGGCATCGACGCTGACCTCTCGAAGGTCGGACAGACGCTCACGATTCGGAAAGACACCCGACGGTACGGAAAGCCGATGACCATCGTCTCCGGGTTCGAGATGGACCGAGCCGACATGAAAGAACTCGCGTCGGAACTCAAGCGCAGACTCGCCTGTGGCGGAACTATTCTCGACGACGAGATCGAACTCCAGGGGAACCACGTCGAGCGCGCGCGGGACATCCTCGAAGAACTGGGGTACCGAGTCGCCTGA
- a CDS encoding sodium:calcium antiporter, protein MASVPVLVVFTIVGAVLAWRGGDYLVQASDRLGAYYGLPAIVQGAIIAAIGSSFPELSSIIIATLRYGAFDIGIGAVVGSAVYNILVIPAVSALVGEGQRLASNRDLVYKEAQFYLLALAVLVLTFSLAVIYQPSGTAESLEGFVTRPLALIPLSLYGLYLFMQYHDTLEHRATQTTTVEGIDPRRQWIALIVSLGIILVGAELLVRAAVGFGDAFGTSPFLWGLTVVAAGTSLPDTFVSVTAARQGNAPMSLANVFGSNVFALLVALPIGILVAGGTVIAFEEVVPMMSFLTGASIVFFAVLRTEMALTRGESYVLLGTYGLFIVWLVAESLGVTSFVG, encoded by the coding sequence GTGGCATCTGTTCCAGTTCTCGTGGTGTTCACCATCGTGGGCGCAGTCCTCGCGTGGAGGGGTGGCGACTACCTCGTGCAGGCGTCCGACCGACTCGGCGCGTACTACGGACTCCCCGCCATCGTACAGGGAGCCATCATCGCCGCCATCGGGTCGAGTTTTCCAGAGCTATCGAGCATCATCATCGCCACGCTTCGATACGGCGCGTTCGACATCGGTATCGGTGCCGTCGTCGGGTCAGCGGTGTACAACATCTTGGTTATTCCTGCGGTGTCCGCGCTCGTGGGTGAAGGACAGCGACTCGCGTCGAACCGTGACCTCGTGTACAAGGAAGCACAGTTCTATCTCCTCGCGCTGGCGGTGCTCGTACTCACGTTCTCACTCGCCGTCATCTACCAACCGTCTGGAACGGCTGAGAGCCTCGAAGGGTTCGTCACCCGTCCGCTGGCGCTCATCCCTCTTTCGCTGTACGGCCTCTATCTCTTCATGCAGTACCACGATACGCTGGAGCACCGTGCGACGCAGACCACGACCGTCGAAGGCATCGACCCACGGCGTCAGTGGATTGCGCTCATCGTCTCCCTCGGAATCATCCTCGTCGGGGCGGAGCTGCTCGTCCGGGCGGCGGTCGGGTTCGGTGACGCCTTCGGAACGTCGCCGTTCCTCTGGGGATTGACGGTTGTCGCGGCGGGGACCAGCCTTCCAGATACCTTCGTCAGCGTCACGGCCGCCCGTCAGGGTAACGCACCGATGAGTCTGGCAAACGTCTTCGGGAGCAACGTCTTCGCCCTGCTCGTCGCGCTCCCAATCGGTATTCTCGTCGCGGGTGGGACAGTCATCGCGTTCGAAGAAGTCGTCCCGATGATGAGCTTTCTGACCGGTGCATCCATCGTCTTCTTCGCCGTCCTCCGGACCGAGATGGCACTGACCCGCGGCGAGTCGTACGTCCTCCTCGGAACGTACGGGTTGTTCATCGTGTGGTTAGTCGCCGAAAGCCTCGGCGTCACCTCGTTCGTCGGGTGA
- a CDS encoding GNAT family N-acetyltransferase, which produces MHLHPLPEEHRDTYREFLNYAFRPEGGPDWDDDDHPHPDIYVRRGLYDVPPETPLEDLDSSALVTVCGFYDYKARVRGEWHPLPGITAVASPPEARRQGHIATMLDDLLVEFRETGRYLSALWPFKYEFYRRFGWATTNNYAKTTVSPEELTAVCPAARGEFVRLRADDWDRLDAVYADSATEDLALDRTEGWWRYRVFRGWETDPYVYGWELDGDLRGYVVYRVKGDWESRTMHVDQLAGVDTEAQRHLLRFVRDHDSQVDSVVFEREHERTRLIDDLTDPRAATVEIKPGPMVRIVDVAAALEAVSYPTAAESAFVFDVSDDRCAWNDETFRVVVTDGEASVEPTTADPDATVEIGALSQLLVGARSVDELAQSEYLTVHESSAVDALGSVFTERDVYLREGF; this is translated from the coding sequence ATGCACCTCCACCCACTTCCCGAGGAACACCGCGACACCTACCGCGAGTTCCTCAACTACGCCTTCCGTCCGGAGGGTGGTCCCGACTGGGACGACGACGACCACCCCCACCCGGACATCTACGTCCGCCGCGGCCTCTACGACGTCCCGCCAGAGACACCACTCGAGGACCTCGATTCGTCGGCCCTCGTGACGGTCTGTGGTTTCTACGACTACAAAGCACGCGTCCGCGGCGAGTGGCATCCACTGCCCGGAATCACCGCGGTCGCCTCGCCGCCCGAGGCGCGCCGGCAAGGCCACATCGCGACGATGCTCGACGATCTCCTCGTCGAATTCCGGGAGACCGGTCGGTACCTCTCGGCGCTCTGGCCGTTCAAATACGAGTTCTATCGGCGCTTTGGGTGGGCGACAACCAACAACTACGCGAAGACGACGGTCTCGCCTGAAGAACTCACCGCGGTGTGTCCAGCCGCGCGCGGCGAGTTCGTCCGTCTCAGAGCCGACGACTGGGACCGCCTCGACGCCGTCTACGCCGACTCGGCCACCGAAGACCTCGCACTCGACCGAACCGAAGGATGGTGGCGATATCGTGTCTTCCGTGGCTGGGAGACAGACCCATACGTCTACGGGTGGGAACTGGACGGCGACCTGAGAGGGTACGTCGTCTACCGCGTCAAAGGCGACTGGGAGTCGCGGACGATGCACGTCGACCAGCTCGCGGGCGTGGATACCGAGGCACAGCGACACCTCCTGCGATTCGTTCGCGACCACGACTCACAGGTGGATTCGGTGGTCTTCGAACGAGAGCACGAGCGAACCCGTCTCATCGACGACCTGACCGACCCGCGCGCAGCGACGGTCGAAATCAAGCCCGGGCCGATGGTCCGTATCGTCGACGTGGCCGCAGCGCTCGAAGCGGTGTCGTACCCGACAGCTGCCGAGTCTGCGTTCGTCTTCGACGTGTCCGACGACCGCTGTGCGTGGAACGACGAGACGTTCCGGGTCGTCGTCACCGACGGCGAGGCGTCGGTCGAACCGACGACAGCAGACCCCGATGCAACCGTCGAAATCGGGGCGCTCTCGCAACTGCTCGTCGGCGCTCGGTCGGTCGACGAACTTGCACAGAGTGAGTACCTCACCGTTCACGAGTCGTCTGCTGTCGACGCCCTTGGTTCGGTGTTCACCGAGCGTGACGTCTATCTCCGAGAAGGGTTCTGA
- a CDS encoding DUF5815 family protein, translating into MSEPRVPGGRGAVLDLPCGEEKRVRGLDLGKREFDCPCGGTHAVVMDVHPPDRFLPEFLVEILQSTIETTSEDMPEFGTAHLMGIVLEEFPEAVVSEDVSDDGEMGAGIVWVTDFDSRRLHEIIVELIVELMEHAVSHANDDGVISEFESKMLQFDVSEFVDEYRAQRDLDPEPYM; encoded by the coding sequence ATGTCTGAACCGCGCGTTCCCGGCGGTCGTGGGGCAGTGCTCGACCTGCCCTGTGGCGAAGAAAAGCGCGTCCGGGGACTCGACTTGGGCAAACGTGAGTTTGACTGTCCCTGCGGCGGCACGCACGCTGTCGTCATGGACGTTCACCCACCGGACCGATTCCTCCCTGAGTTCCTCGTCGAAATTCTCCAGAGTACCATCGAGACGACGAGTGAGGACATGCCCGAGTTCGGGACGGCACATCTCATGGGAATCGTCCTCGAAGAGTTCCCCGAAGCAGTCGTCTCCGAAGACGTCTCCGACGACGGTGAGATGGGCGCGGGCATCGTCTGGGTCACGGATTTCGATTCTCGAAGACTCCACGAGATTATCGTCGAACTCATCGTCGAACTCATGGAACACGCCGTCAGTCACGCCAACGACGACGGTGTCATCTCCGAGTTCGAGTCGAAGATGCTCCAGTTCGACGTGAGCGAGTTCGTCGACGAGTACCGCGCCCAGCGCGACCTCGACCCCGAACCGTACATGTGA